The following nucleotide sequence is from Borrelia coriaceae.
ATCTTTGTTCTATAATAAAGAAAAAATAAAAGATTTTGTAGAAATTCTAAAGAAAATAGAATCGGATATTAAAAATAAGGGAACATGGATTATAGATATAATGAATGCTGTAATAGGACCTCTTCAATTTAACTTTGAGAAAGTAATTAATAAGTTGGAAGAGAATCAGGGCAACCTAGAGAAATTAAGTCTTGATGATTTAAGAGAAATTAAATCAAAACTTGAAGAGATTCAATTACAAAGATTAACTTGGAGAAAAAGTGTAGATGCTATTATAGCAGCTTATAAAGCAAAGAAAGAAAGTATTGATTCTGACAGTGAAAAATTGATAAATCATATTAGTGAAGGATATAAAAATCTTATTACAGTTAAGATACCAGGAATGAAAGGAGTGTCTGATAAGATTTTATCTTTAATAGATAAAATTAGGTAATTTTAAATTGTATTAAAATATAGGAATATAGGTTATATTATATGACCTATATTCCTATTTGTTATTTAAAGTAAATAGGTTATTTATCTATAAAAAATAGACTTCAAAAATATGAATTCTTAAACACAAATGATATTTTTAGTATTGATTTTGAACAGCTTAAGACTACACCTCCTTATTATTTTTTTGTAAAAAGAAATGTAGAGAATAAAGATATTTATAATAAGGGGATTTCACTTGAAGATATTTTTATCACTTATAACAGCGGATTGA
It contains:
- a CDS encoding P12 family lipoprotein; translated protein: MEVEVGLSGLGAAKSLFEKLQKTLKESMTERLRNKHRSYWAKKVDSDLLARYSQLEGGSALNQLESAVLKLTGAIVSADKAEVEDESQYGMNDEVFKEVINESNQKPLYDDSNRELRRLFYSSLFYNKEKIKDFVEILKKIESDIKNKGTWIIDIMNAVIGPLQFNFEKVINKLEENQGNLEKLSLDDLREIKSKLEEIQLQRLTWRKSVDAIIAAYKAKKESIDSDSEKLINHISEGYKNLITVKIPGMKGVSDKILSLIDKIR